A stretch of the Papaver somniferum cultivar HN1 chromosome 6, ASM357369v1, whole genome shotgun sequence genome encodes the following:
- the LOC113290008 gene encoding probable E3 ubiquitin-protein ligase ARI7, whose amino-acid sequence MEDPSGFRFGSEVEIVNEERLEEDYEDEEEFCSCCAEEEEEWTTKEEEEEEESVVLDSEGLKDDDEFSLKMYFKGVSISEAGDLGSGFSGIGVVMERSPHFSVIRVQKKLDFYVDEPVAHYLALMDGLVEALQNKIRRVVAFTDSEILYNQIVREERLENPLLTALKDRILELRENLEFFSLKLGTAFELERPLQIAQVAIGIVSSSASEDGLTEDCPICCEEKPPSMMITMKCSHKFCSQCMRKYVEGKLQASQVPIRCPQLRCKHYISASECKSFLPVICYESLERALVEANILYSDKMYCPFPNCSVLLNPLECLSSTRASSSSSHTSISCIECPDCERYICVDCGVPWHSSMSCEEFQSLPVEERDAGDLTLHRLAQNNNWRRCQQCRRMIELTQGCYHMTCWCGHEFCYSCGAEYRDGLQSCQCAFWDDESFEIHNTQHPHVTTTTHSDQHHLEQWGWDSSFDSLPSATNDAYSDQERSQLALIQRFLAGGFSLSDHQPYRSPPRCSDSYVDTIKDLRQLPWLERFVSVISDNYYEEYTQ is encoded by the exons ATGGAGGATCCAAGTGGGTTTAGATTTGGGTCTGAAGTAGAGATTGTGAATGAAGAGAGATTGGAGGAAGactatgaagacgaagaagaattctgtagctgttgtgcagaggaagaagaagaatggacaactaaggaggaggaggaggaggaggaatctGTGGTATTAGACAGTGAGGGGTTgaaagatgatgatgaattttctttgaaaatgtaCTTCAAAGGGGTATCAATCTCTGAGGCAGGTGATTTGGGGTCTGGGTTTTCAGGAATTGGTGTTGTAATGGAAAGATCTCCTCATTTTTCTGTTATTCGAGTTCAGAAAAAGCTCGATTTTTATGTAGACGAACCAGTGGCTCACTATTTGGCTTTGATGGATGGTCTGGTGGAGGCATTGCAGAACAAGATTCGTCGTGTTGTTGCTTTTACAGATTCCGAGATTCTTTACAATCAA ATTGTTCGCGAGGAAAGACTTGAGAATCCACTTCTGACCGCGCTCAAGGACAGGATTTTAGAACTTCGCGAAAATTTGGaatttttctctctgaaacttgGGACCGCTTTTGAGCTCGAGAGGCCGCTGCAGATAGCGCAGGTAGCAATTGGAATTGTCTCCTCCTCTGCTAGTGAAGATGGATTAACCGAAGATTGTCCTATCTGTTGTGAAGAAAAGCCACCATCTATGATGATTACAATGAAATGCTCACAtaaattttgttctcaatgtatGAGAAAATACGTGGAGGGAAAGCTACAAGCGTCTCAAGTACCCATAAGATGTCCTCAGTTGAGATGTAAGCATTACATTTCAGCCAGTGAGTGCAAATCCTTTCTTCCAGTCATTTGCTACGAGTCATTAGAAAGAGCTCTTGTAGAAGCCAATATTCTTTACTCGGACAAAATGTACTGCCCTTTTCCAAATTGTTCGGTGCTGCTTAATCCTCTTGAGTGTCTCTCATCGACAAGAGCAAGCAGTTCATCAAGTCACACTAGTATCAGCTGTATAGAGTGTCCTGACTGCGAGAGATATATCTGTGTCGATTGTGGAGTGCCATGGCATTCTTCAATGAGCTGTGAAGAGTTCCAAAGTCTACCTGTAGAAGAAAGGGATGCTGGGGATCTCACTCTGCATCGCCTAGCACAAAATAACAACTGGAGACGTTGTCAACAATGTCGCAGGATGATTGAGCTCACACAAGGTTGCTACCATATGACCTGCTG GTGTGGGCATGAGTTCTGTTATTCATGTGGTGCTGAGTACAGAGATGGGTTGCAGAGCTGTCAATGTGCCTTTTGGGATGACGAGAGTTTTGAGATTCACAACACCCAGCATCCCCatgtcaccaccaccacccactctGACCAGCATCATTTGGAACAGTGGGGATGggattcttcttttgattctcttcCCAGTGCTACAAACGATGCCTACTCTGATCAGGAACGGTCTCAATTGGCACTGATCCAGAGGTTTCTTGCTGGAGGTTTTAGTCTAAGTGATCATCAGCCATACCGATCTCCACCACGATGTTCAGACTCCTATGTTGATACCATTAAGGATCTCCGTCAGCTTCCGTGGCTTGAAAGATTTGTCTCTGTTATTAGCGATAACTATTATGAAGAATACACACAGTGA